From the genome of Candidatus Zixiibacteriota bacterium, one region includes:
- a CDS encoding LptE family protein — protein MFRNIILYIAFFSTVVGAGCGIYSFSAGGKSSVKTIAITQFENKTVESGLSSRMTDLVVDAFIADGTLKVVSPDKADAVLSGTLTSYDRKAKEYTESDTVSQYAVTVVFDVVLNDPRAEKEIWKERFISEGIYDSRSETEDEGQVRAADKLVVDIINRTTKSW, from the coding sequence ATGTTCAGAAATATTATTTTATACATCGCATTTTTCTCAACCGTCGTCGGTGCCGGATGCGGCATATATTCCTTTTCGGCAGGAGGGAAATCATCCGTCAAGACCATTGCCATCACTCAGTTTGAGAATAAAACGGTTGAATCCGGTCTATCCAGTCGAATGACCGATCTGGTTGTTGATGCCTTTATTGCCGATGGCACTCTCAAAGTGGTTTCGCCGGATAAGGCCGATGCTGTTCTGTCAGGAACTTTGACCAGCTATGATAGGAAAGCGAAAGAATACACCGAGTCTGATACTGTCTCTCAATATGCCGTCACCGTCGTATTTGATGTGGTTCTGAACGACCCCAGGGCGGAAAAGGAAATTTGGAAGGAGCGGTTTATCAGTGAAGGGATATATGATTCCCGGAGCGAAACCGAAGATGAGGGCCAGGTTCGGGCGGCGGACAAGCTGGTTGTAGATATAATCAATCGTACTACCAAAAGCTGGTAA